In Spirosoma aureum, a single genomic region encodes these proteins:
- a CDS encoding nSTAND1 domain-containing NTPase — protein MIEIYNKIDYTNPFPGLRSFDHEDSYLFFGRDQHIRELKAMLQTAPLLAIVGNSGSGKSSLIKAGLIPTLQRESTNWAVIALTLGSSPFQSLTAALQQYFTDQKIDISNLDIEYMLRNDSDTLTKLLPNHQQQSILLFIDQFEEIFRYRLDDTEGTTQQDDVTLFIQLLLTATQQRDNPIFIVLTMRSDFLDYCTLYEGLTEAINSGSYLLPRMNKAEIQEVITKPVETLGARITPSLTERLLLDTGQNAHQLPVLQHALMRIWKCWKETATPDQPIDIVHYEAIGTMVNAISIHAEELYASLSSDKGRQATEKIFKSLITLGIDDRSVINSLSINTIKAITGLPEYLIFDIVDRFRAREASFLMPFAGTSVGQDTVISISRGRIVQLWERLLVWSQEETESAKLYKEIAKSSAQYQEGKTGLLVPPELQIALKWQKENKPTLAWAQRYDIFFERAITYLEYSKDQYEFEVQSREKRQKQDIRRTRTLAVTGITLAVLAIITAIYFTLLAGEAKQARKDAESNAQNARREQQNAESQTKEAVSQSKIAKQLQEIAEQQRLLTEEQQKIAESQRQYAQEQQKLAISQQIRADKERGIAVQQKTLADIATGIASSAEKRAKNASRISDSLKVLAERTSEREKQNAKEASRLGMLAIAQSIAIKSQQLPEKNKDSLPQLLSVVAYQLNIANGGQPNSPAIFAALSKAGEKKAIFEGHRDNVRAVAIKPGGNFIASSSDDGTVRVWRLDNDQPVTIFTPTRRTTGGFRSVAFSHDGKQLFAGNTDGRLHVWDMAQPKKGMYYSTTPSPIFDLLPYKDGSQLVSVSTSGNVRIWKITPRGLDSLAHISTGYKLYAAQLSPDGSHLICGSDNGRLIAINLADRTKEPVVTSRPEFRGNRVSALAFSNDGKSLVTGSLSGDVILWNFSNNRINSLVSFLPGAHAASVTGALISPNGEFILTSSLDGSVHIWTHADIRQAPIVISDYRTWIMNITLSADGNTLFYYGADQTIRSMSINTKKLYDKVFKVAKGNLTDQEWNKLMAGYLAQPGILLNTN, from the coding sequence ATGATAGAGATTTACAATAAAATCGACTATACAAATCCTTTCCCTGGGTTAAGGAGTTTCGATCACGAAGACTCCTACTTGTTTTTTGGCCGTGATCAACACATCCGCGAACTTAAAGCGATGTTGCAAACGGCTCCCCTGTTAGCTATTGTCGGCAATTCAGGGAGTGGCAAATCATCATTAATTAAAGCTGGATTAATTCCTACCCTACAACGCGAAAGCACAAACTGGGCAGTTATTGCGCTAACACTGGGCAGCAGTCCGTTTCAAAGTCTTACAGCAGCTCTCCAGCAATATTTTACTGATCAGAAAATCGATATCAGCAATCTGGATATCGAATACATGCTGCGGAACGACTCAGATACGCTAACCAAGCTCCTCCCTAATCATCAACAGCAATCCATTCTGCTGTTTATCGACCAGTTTGAAGAAATTTTCCGGTATCGACTTGACGACACGGAAGGAACAACCCAACAAGACGACGTTACCCTTTTTATTCAGCTACTGCTGACGGCCACCCAACAGCGCGATAATCCAATTTTTATCGTGTTGACAATGCGTTCTGATTTTCTGGATTATTGTACGCTCTATGAAGGGCTTACGGAGGCCATCAATTCAGGATCGTATTTACTGCCCCGAATGAACAAGGCTGAAATTCAGGAAGTAATCACGAAACCTGTAGAAACGTTAGGTGCCCGGATAACCCCTTCACTAACCGAACGATTACTGCTCGACACGGGCCAGAATGCGCATCAGTTGCCGGTTTTGCAACATGCACTGATGCGCATTTGGAAGTGCTGGAAAGAAACGGCCACTCCGGATCAGCCGATCGACATTGTCCATTACGAAGCCATCGGCACAATGGTGAATGCGATATCGATCCACGCCGAAGAATTGTACGCCAGCCTGTCATCAGATAAAGGTAGACAGGCTACCGAAAAAATTTTTAAGTCGTTAATTACGCTGGGAATCGACGATAGGAGTGTCATTAATTCACTCAGTATCAATACCATTAAAGCAATAACCGGTTTACCGGAATATTTAATTTTCGACATAGTTGATCGATTTCGGGCACGCGAAGCATCATTTCTGATGCCTTTTGCCGGTACATCGGTTGGTCAGGATACGGTTATCAGTATTTCGCGGGGCCGCATCGTCCAGTTATGGGAGCGGCTGCTGGTCTGGAGTCAGGAAGAAACCGAATCGGCTAAACTCTACAAAGAAATTGCCAAATCATCGGCACAATATCAGGAAGGAAAAACAGGTTTACTGGTCCCCCCTGAGTTACAGATTGCCCTCAAGTGGCAGAAAGAAAATAAGCCAACCCTGGCCTGGGCTCAACGCTATGACATTTTCTTCGAACGGGCTATCACCTATCTAGAATATAGCAAAGACCAGTATGAGTTTGAGGTTCAAAGCCGGGAAAAACGCCAAAAACAAGACATTCGCCGAACTAGGACCTTAGCCGTTACTGGAATTACACTAGCCGTTCTTGCCATCATAACGGCTATTTATTTTACTCTACTGGCGGGTGAAGCAAAACAAGCCCGGAAAGATGCGGAAAGCAACGCTCAAAATGCCCGACGAGAGCAACAAAACGCCGAAAGCCAGACCAAAGAAGCGGTTTCCCAGAGCAAAATTGCCAAGCAATTGCAGGAGATCGCCGAACAGCAACGACTCTTAACCGAAGAGCAACAGAAAATTGCTGAATCACAACGCCAATATGCGCAGGAACAACAAAAACTTGCGATCAGTCAGCAGATCAGAGCCGACAAAGAACGAGGTATTGCTGTTCAGCAGAAAACTCTGGCCGATATAGCAACTGGCATTGCTTCGTCTGCCGAAAAACGGGCCAAAAATGCCAGCAGAATTTCGGACAGCTTAAAAGTGCTTGCCGAAAGGACCAGTGAGCGAGAGAAACAAAATGCCAAAGAAGCGAGTCGGCTGGGTATGCTGGCCATTGCCCAGTCCATTGCGATCAAGTCGCAACAGTTGCCCGAAAAAAACAAAGATTCACTGCCGCAACTGCTATCGGTAGTCGCCTATCAACTCAATATTGCCAACGGCGGCCAGCCCAATTCGCCCGCTATTTTTGCCGCCCTATCGAAGGCGGGCGAAAAGAAGGCTATCTTTGAAGGACATCGCGACAATGTCAGAGCAGTGGCAATTAAGCCGGGTGGCAACTTCATTGCCTCATCGAGCGACGATGGCACCGTTCGGGTCTGGCGTCTGGATAATGATCAACCTGTTACTATTTTTACACCTACCCGCCGGACAACGGGCGGGTTTCGATCGGTGGCCTTCTCGCACGATGGAAAGCAACTTTTTGCTGGTAATACCGATGGGCGGCTCCATGTCTGGGACATGGCCCAGCCGAAAAAAGGAATGTATTATTCAACGACTCCCTCCCCTATTTTTGACTTACTACCCTATAAAGATGGGTCACAACTGGTGTCAGTGAGTACGTCGGGAAATGTCAGAATCTGGAAAATTACGCCGAGGGGTCTCGACTCGCTGGCACATATCTCAACCGGCTATAAACTCTACGCGGCCCAGCTATCTCCTGATGGCTCTCATCTGATTTGTGGGTCTGATAATGGGCGGCTAATAGCCATTAATCTAGCCGACAGAACCAAAGAACCAGTGGTTACGAGCCGGCCTGAGTTTAGAGGGAACCGCGTATCAGCTCTTGCTTTTAGCAATGATGGAAAATCACTTGTTACAGGTAGTTTGTCGGGCGATGTAATACTCTGGAACTTTAGTAATAACAGAATTAATAGCCTGGTATCATTTCTGCCAGGTGCTCACGCAGCCAGCGTGACAGGTGCCCTTATTTCGCCCAATGGTGAATTTATCCTGACGAGTAGTCTGGATGGGTCGGTTCACATCTGGACTCATGCCGACATTCGGCAAGCACCAATCGTGATCAGCGATTACCGGACCTGGATAATGAACATCACCCTTAGCGCCGATGGGAACACCTTGTTCTATTACGGGGCAGACCAGACAATTCGTTCGATGAGCATCAATACGAAGAAGCTCTACGACAAAGTATTTAAAGTGGCCAAAGGTAACCTAACGGATCAGGAATGGAACAAACTAATGGCTGGCTACCTGGCACAACCAGGCATTTTACTCAATACAAACTAG
- a CDS encoding HEAT repeat domain-containing protein translates to MTKSDAIANFLTIRQEEKPMVLLLFGYSFCISLGLYIYYTAATTLFLTRFDGAMLPVAYIAGGLFLFIIAKSNSFIQKYIKFSSLAIGLVLSLTFSLVILLICYEITENKWIIFLLYLWIRANLFVFSFTFWVSASRIFDLGQAKRLYSLIGTGEVLASIAANFLVKTLISEKIVQVEELLYIALFFIACSLFFISRITNKDREKLSFKRSTRAAVDSTISSVSKKYSVLMYLLGLLPVACLYIIEFSFSVDSKAFFPDKEQLAIFLGQFLFICSIIEFLVKGVLFRYVAATYGIMSGLILMPVSLIIVTVLLFFMTTINVKVFFLILISRFLITSVRRSFSDTSYQLLYQPIPGRESIKLQNQVETYAKPLGYVIAGLSLIILLKFNLSSAIYVYAFLLIFLIIWALLAFMMRKEYKSTLLNILQLTETSRNNLSKIVTPVSIDQERAYKASSEFEDIISLAESTNSEDRKRSASLLTSSGRYSSFKYIIKLLEDKDINVRLAAITASPQMNRPEVVPYLLPCIVQPELKLATQTSLQKIGESAVDYFVSYVNKNTNNIEVITSLIESAEIIGGPKASRFLRSKLVHQSNEVVDRAIESLIEIGYTPNTSEESQLIAQIDLKVDIYLWIVSAEIDLKKSEEGNTLIKALSNERKSVMLKILKILSLLRGDKQFEKVVELMYNPKSKAKSYLADLVSFLIELEEVRMRVLTLFENISDYEILLKYQDRYPQQYLSPEQRLLSILNRDNLSVWTKALALKQLLSYTDEKAINALAANTTTESIVLAETALFGLMKLNPERFIELSTYFKAKNDRKYATLCSKVQSYNNKYDLAISKAEALVFSRATRNWNLDYLQTISGSLTVVSLEEGQLLEPALGSSQSKTITGFIVIEGSIQITNEDTTETILAAFDCQSLPDSVKSIRAIDGSSRLYVTVYPLTVEKPAEQRLVTTA, encoded by the coding sequence ATGACAAAAAGTGACGCTATAGCAAATTTTTTAACAATCAGACAGGAAGAAAAACCAATGGTACTTCTCTTGTTTGGTTATTCATTTTGCATTAGTCTGGGATTATATATATATTATACTGCTGCCACAACATTATTTTTAACAAGGTTCGATGGAGCGATGTTACCAGTTGCTTACATAGCAGGTGGCCTATTTCTTTTCATAATTGCCAAAAGTAATTCTTTCATTCAGAAGTATATTAAATTTTCGTCACTGGCAATTGGCTTGGTATTATCTCTTACTTTTTCGTTAGTTATACTTCTGATCTGTTATGAAATTACCGAAAATAAATGGATAATTTTTCTGCTTTACCTTTGGATTAGAGCAAATTTATTTGTTTTTAGTTTTACTTTTTGGGTATCAGCGTCCAGAATTTTTGATTTAGGGCAGGCCAAACGATTATATAGCTTAATCGGCACAGGAGAAGTGTTAGCCTCTATAGCAGCAAATTTTCTCGTAAAAACCTTAATAAGTGAGAAAATAGTTCAGGTCGAGGAACTGCTCTATATAGCACTATTTTTTATAGCCTGCTCATTATTTTTCATTAGTAGAATCACAAATAAAGACAGAGAAAAGTTATCATTCAAAAGAAGTACACGCGCAGCAGTCGATAGCACGATAAGTTCAGTCAGCAAAAAATATTCAGTATTAATGTATTTATTAGGGCTACTACCAGTGGCTTGTCTTTACATTATCGAGTTTAGCTTTTCAGTAGATAGCAAAGCTTTCTTCCCTGATAAAGAACAACTTGCGATATTTCTTGGCCAATTTTTATTCATCTGTTCTATCATTGAGTTCCTGGTAAAAGGAGTTCTATTCCGTTATGTTGCAGCTACTTATGGAATCATGTCAGGATTGATATTGATGCCTGTTTCATTAATAATAGTCACAGTTTTATTATTTTTCATGACGACTATTAATGTAAAGGTATTTTTCTTAATTCTAATTAGTCGATTTTTAATCACGTCAGTCCGTCGATCATTCAGCGATACATCGTATCAACTATTATATCAACCAATCCCTGGCAGAGAAAGTATAAAACTCCAAAATCAAGTTGAAACATATGCAAAACCATTAGGGTATGTTATCGCAGGACTATCATTAATTATTTTATTGAAATTTAACTTATCCAGTGCAATATACGTATATGCCTTTTTATTGATCTTTCTAATAATATGGGCACTTTTGGCCTTCATGATGCGGAAGGAATACAAATCTACATTATTAAATATTCTTCAGCTGACGGAAACATCTAGAAATAATTTATCAAAAATCGTAACACCAGTTTCGATAGATCAAGAGAGAGCTTACAAGGCCAGTTCAGAATTTGAAGACATAATTAGTCTAGCTGAATCTACAAACAGCGAAGACAGAAAACGGTCTGCCAGTTTGTTAACTAGCTCGGGTCGATATTCTTCATTCAAATATATTATAAAGCTTCTTGAAGATAAAGATATTAATGTGCGCCTTGCAGCTATTACGGCTTCACCTCAAATGAACCGTCCAGAAGTAGTTCCCTATTTATTACCATGTATTGTCCAGCCTGAACTCAAGTTGGCAACCCAAACTAGCTTACAAAAGATTGGTGAATCGGCAGTAGATTATTTTGTTAGTTATGTCAACAAAAATACTAACAATATAGAAGTAATAACCAGTCTAATTGAGAGCGCGGAAATAATTGGCGGGCCAAAAGCATCTCGGTTTCTCCGTTCAAAATTAGTTCATCAATCAAATGAAGTGGTCGATAGAGCTATTGAATCACTGATCGAAATTGGGTACACCCCAAATACGAGTGAAGAATCTCAGCTAATAGCACAGATCGACTTAAAAGTAGATATTTATCTGTGGATTGTTTCTGCCGAAATTGATCTAAAAAAATCAGAAGAAGGTAATACACTAATTAAAGCATTAAGCAATGAACGTAAAAGCGTAATGTTAAAAATATTGAAAATATTATCTCTATTACGTGGCGACAAGCAATTCGAAAAGGTTGTAGAATTGATGTACAATCCTAAATCTAAAGCAAAAAGTTATTTGGCTGATTTAGTTAGTTTCTTAATTGAATTAGAAGAAGTTAGAATGAGAGTATTAACTCTTTTCGAAAATATTTCTGATTACGAAATTCTGCTAAAATATCAGGACCGATATCCGCAACAGTATTTATCCCCTGAGCAACGACTATTATCAATATTAAACAGAGATAATCTAAGTGTTTGGACAAAAGCGCTTGCCCTAAAGCAGCTTCTAAGTTATACCGACGAAAAAGCAATAAATGCCCTGGCGGCCAATACTACTACCGAAAGTATTGTACTTGCAGAAACGGCACTTTTTGGATTAATGAAACTAAATCCGGAGCGATTTATTGAGTTGTCAACCTATTTTAAAGCGAAAAATGATCGCAAATATGCTACCCTTTGCTCGAAGGTTCAATCCTATAACAACAAATATGATCTAGCCATTAGCAAAGCTGAAGCACTCGTTTTTTCCAGGGCGACAAGGAACTGGAATCTAGATTATCTGCAAACTATAAGCGGCTCGCTTACAGTTGTTTCTTTGGAGGAAGGTCAATTGTTAGAGCCTGCTTTGGGTAGTTCTCAATCTAAAACCATCACGGGATTTATTGTCATAGAAGGGTCTATACAGATAACTAATGAAGACACCACCGAGACTATCTTAGCGGCATTTGATTGTCAATCACTTCCAGACTCGGTAAAGTCTATTCGAGCTATTGATGGCAGCAGCAGACTTTATGTGACAGTGTATCCCTTAACAGTCGAAAAACCAGCCGAGCAACGCTTAGTAACAACAGCCTAA
- a CDS encoding STAS domain-containing protein yields MSFTILAEAKKIAKITLTGEIDSLSAREFQKEIEKMAAESPDELVLFVENLTFISSAGLRVLIFAKQKMGSGLAIYIVKPQESVIETLEKTGLQHSVNIVDQYL; encoded by the coding sequence ATGAGTTTTACAATACTCGCAGAAGCTAAAAAAATTGCCAAAATTACACTGACGGGCGAAATTGATTCGCTGTCGGCGAGAGAGTTCCAGAAAGAGATCGAGAAGATGGCGGCAGAGTCGCCGGATGAGCTCGTACTTTTTGTTGAGAACCTCACGTTTATCTCATCAGCCGGTTTACGGGTGCTGATTTTTGCCAAGCAAAAAATGGGTTCCGGCCTGGCGATCTATATCGTGAAGCCTCAGGAGTCGGTTATTGAAACGCTGGAAAAAACCGGCCTTCAACACAGCGTCAACATCGTGGATCAGTACCTCTAA
- a CDS encoding ATP-binding protein, whose product MERITFPGTLDSLEGIRQIVKEESQRAGLSKKAAYNLILAIDEIATNIIVHGYEETGNEGPVDVLTENADGKLTVILEDDAPPFNPLKRELPNEDFFNKPLEERPIGGMGIHLTINAVDEFKYELADNRNRNIFIVKTGDD is encoded by the coding sequence ATGGAACGTATAACGTTTCCGGGTACCCTCGATTCGCTTGAGGGTATCCGGCAGATAGTAAAAGAAGAATCCCAGCGGGCCGGATTGTCCAAGAAAGCCGCTTATAATCTCATACTGGCTATCGATGAGATTGCTACCAATATCATCGTTCATGGCTACGAGGAAACAGGTAACGAAGGACCGGTAGATGTGTTAACCGAGAATGCTGACGGCAAACTCACAGTCATTCTCGAAGATGATGCCCCGCCGTTCAATCCGTTGAAACGGGAGTTACCCAACGAAGACTTTTTCAATAAGCCTCTCGAAGAGCGGCCCATTGGAGGCATGGGTATTCACCTGACAATCAACGCCGTTGATGAATTCAAGTATGAACTGGCCGACAATCGAAACCGCAATATTTTCATCGTAAAAACCGGCGACGACTAA
- a CDS encoding TonB-dependent receptor plug domain-containing protein produces the protein MKPIVYLVFLAALLGILASATSATAQGGCGDYKIKDAQDKYDRANFNEVFDLLIPCLNNGFDTKQKILAYKLLSLTYLALDSTQQANEAIAQMLVYNPGYEPEADLLLPYRFVNMVNVIKQTQTQVIRVTSVSKKPEELYKAPATVMVISDEDIRQRGYTDLEILFNDLPGFDVSRTYGLTYSNIYQRGYRSDNTERTLFMIDGIEENDLWSNIVYWSTQIPISNVKRVEIVYGPASTIYGANAFLGVVNVITKTPKELLGTKKAAVIADLGYGSYNTRYADVTAAGRLGNMSVSVTGRGYFSNLADLSKYPEYDFNPDDYNNVNYKKSLSFKGAGNAQKYGIGGPYFTTVGDSVLLTAAGITAAQNLDKQALQQTPNGNPVAYSNELKAYYLKAKLAFNDITLGFQTWNLSEGTLNSANDNSRAGSKNGNIWRPMQSLVFAVYNNEIIKDKLSIINTIQYRVTEVGDQSRSVTLRNYSNLGLNTLARTANAPIASDPSSVRLAYNLSQNTVPYWETQYFYQHSNQFRNELRLLATPNDRLDLVGGLEFRSSSIQGDYKTITISKTLTTPIDTSAKDYGRSTLDNTAGGNLFEYFNLGAFFQGTYAVNSLFTMTLGGRYDYAQIRKSGGYGSEFNPRIALIFTPGRLAFKAIYAKAFQDASSRDRYAISSTRLLSNPTLQPDRIDNFELAVTYAQSNRSQIGITTYYSAFSDIVEESSVSFGTGRTQQKQNTGKANVFGIQATADLQLSSRFKVYANYTYTNGTREDTLKKNETQRTALTIGDIAKHHFNAGINGRFLKNRLNGNLRVNYVSDRLVGPGTSVPTNTLQPGGVFPAYLLVNGAVTYQLNRVAQIQLIGNNLLNLEYFDPGTRSANGTSQSYRMPQKGINGMVRLMVSL, from the coding sequence ATGAAACCAATAGTTTACCTGGTGTTTTTGGCTGCGTTACTGGGCATCCTTGCTTCAGCAACGTCAGCTACTGCCCAAGGTGGATGCGGGGATTATAAAATCAAAGATGCACAGGATAAGTATGATCGGGCCAATTTCAATGAAGTATTTGACCTGCTGATACCCTGCCTGAACAATGGGTTCGATACAAAGCAAAAGATACTGGCCTATAAGCTGCTTTCATTGACGTATCTCGCCCTCGACTCAACCCAGCAGGCCAACGAGGCCATCGCCCAAATGCTGGTTTATAACCCAGGCTACGAGCCAGAGGCTGACTTGCTGTTGCCCTATCGCTTTGTTAACATGGTTAATGTGATCAAGCAGACACAGACACAAGTCATTCGGGTCACATCTGTCTCAAAAAAGCCAGAAGAACTCTACAAGGCGCCAGCCACGGTTATGGTCATTAGCGATGAGGATATTCGTCAGCGTGGATACACGGATCTGGAGATACTCTTTAATGATTTACCTGGTTTCGATGTATCCCGGACATACGGGCTGACATATTCCAACATCTACCAGCGCGGCTATCGCTCCGATAATACGGAACGGACGCTGTTTATGATTGACGGTATCGAAGAAAATGACTTATGGAGCAACATTGTTTACTGGTCTACGCAAATACCGATTTCGAATGTAAAGCGGGTTGAAATCGTGTATGGACCAGCTTCTACAATTTACGGAGCAAATGCCTTCCTGGGAGTCGTTAATGTCATTACCAAAACACCCAAGGAGCTATTAGGCACTAAGAAAGCGGCTGTAATCGCCGATTTAGGGTATGGCTCCTACAACACACGCTATGCCGACGTTACGGCGGCAGGTCGTCTGGGAAACATGTCGGTCAGCGTTACAGGCAGGGGCTATTTTTCGAATCTGGCCGATTTATCAAAATACCCGGAATATGACTTCAATCCAGATGATTATAACAATGTAAATTACAAAAAGTCCCTGAGCTTCAAGGGAGCTGGTAACGCCCAAAAATATGGAATAGGAGGGCCTTATTTTACAACAGTTGGCGATTCGGTTTTGCTGACAGCAGCAGGCATCACCGCTGCCCAGAATCTCGATAAGCAGGCATTGCAACAAACGCCGAATGGCAATCCGGTTGCCTATTCAAATGAGCTGAAGGCTTATTACCTGAAAGCAAAACTAGCCTTCAATGATATTACACTTGGTTTTCAGACCTGGAATCTGAGTGAAGGAACGCTCAACTCCGCCAACGACAATTCGCGGGCAGGTTCAAAAAATGGCAATATCTGGCGGCCGATGCAAAGTCTGGTTTTTGCGGTTTACAATAACGAAATCATCAAAGATAAACTGTCCATTATCAATACAATCCAATATCGAGTGACCGAAGTTGGCGATCAATCACGCTCCGTTACGTTGCGGAATTACAGCAATCTGGGGTTGAATACACTCGCCAGAACGGCCAATGCTCCAATCGCGAGCGACCCTTCCAGCGTTCGATTGGCTTATAACTTAAGTCAAAATACGGTTCCTTACTGGGAAACACAGTATTTCTATCAACATTCAAATCAGTTCAGAAATGAGTTGCGCTTGCTGGCTACTCCTAATGACCGGCTGGATCTGGTTGGCGGACTTGAGTTTCGAAGCAGTAGTATTCAGGGCGACTATAAAACAATTACGATAAGTAAAACGCTGACCACTCCAATTGATACGAGCGCAAAAGATTATGGCAGAAGCACGCTAGACAATACGGCTGGCGGCAATTTATTTGAATACTTTAACTTGGGTGCTTTTTTCCAGGGCACTTATGCCGTTAATAGTCTCTTTACGATGACGCTAGGCGGTCGATACGATTACGCCCAAATACGTAAATCTGGTGGTTACGGATCAGAATTTAACCCGAGAATTGCCCTGATCTTTACACCTGGCCGGCTGGCCTTCAAAGCCATCTATGCAAAAGCATTTCAGGATGCGTCTAGCCGTGACCGGTACGCCATCAGTTCAACCCGGTTACTATCAAACCCAACGCTTCAACCCGATCGCATCGACAATTTTGAGCTTGCTGTCACGTATGCACAGAGCAATCGATCACAAATAGGGATAACCACCTATTATTCAGCCTTTTCTGACATTGTCGAGGAAAGTTCTGTCAGCTTTGGCACAGGTCGAACCCAGCAAAAGCAGAATACGGGTAAGGCCAATGTGTTTGGCATACAGGCAACAGCTGACTTGCAGTTAAGCAGTCGCTTTAAGGTATATGCTAATTATACATACACCAACGGAACACGGGAAGACACGCTGAAAAAAAATGAAACGCAGCGAACAGCACTTACAATCGGCGATATTGCCAAGCATCATTTTAATGCTGGCATCAATGGTCGATTTCTCAAAAATCGGCTCAACGGCAATCTGAGAGTAAATTATGTTAGCGATAGGCTGGTAGGGCCGGGTACATCGGTACCAACGAACACCTTACAACCTGGCGGTGTATTCCCGGCTTATTTACTTGTTAATGGAGCAGTTACTTATCAACTAAACAGAGTGGCTCAGATTCAGCTCATAGGCAACAACCTTCTTAACCTTGAGTATTTTGACCCTGGGACTCGATCAGCTAACGGAACTAGTCAGTCTTATCGGATGCCCCAAAAGGGAATAAATGGTATGGTTCGTCTGATGGTTTCGTTATAG